A genomic region of Mitsuaria sp. 7 contains the following coding sequences:
- the secD gene encoding protein translocase subunit SecD — protein MNRYPLWKYVLLVVALLVGLIYTLPNLFGEAPAVQVSSAKVVVKIDDTVRQRVEQAITQVGVTPDFVHLEGGSIRARFHDTDAQIKAKDAIAKALNGNETNDPTYIVALNLVSRSPAWLTALHAFPMYLGLDLRGGVHFLMQVDMKSALTKKAESMASDVRTMLRDKTIRHAGVTREGNDVAIGFRDEATRTQAQNLLRDQVPDFAWTPSGAGTELRLTGSLTPKAVIAVQDAAIKQNITTLHNRVNELGVAEPVILQQGRDRVVVQLPGVQDTAKAKDIIGRTATLEMRMVDDSAEAQAALAGTGPVPFGTERFTEKDGVTPIIVKRQVVVTGDNLNDAQPSFDENHQPSVTLKMDAKGARVIKDVSRENIGKRLAILLFEKGKGQVVTAPVIRGELGNSFSITGGAMSTQEASDTALLLRAGSLAAPMEIIEERTIGPSLGKDNIDKGIASVTWGFVAVAIFMCLYYMMFGVFSAVALGFNLLLLLAVLSMLQATLSLPGIAAIALVLGMAIDANVLINERVREELRAGLAPQQAIHAGYERAWATILDSNVTTLIAGLALLAFGSGPIKGFAVVHCLGIITSMISSVMFSRALVNLWYGGRKRLKSVSIGTVWKPGTTALPTESTADAVEAK, from the coding sequence ATGAACCGTTACCCGCTGTGGAAGTACGTGCTGCTCGTCGTGGCACTGCTGGTCGGCCTGATCTACACGCTGCCCAACCTGTTCGGCGAAGCGCCGGCGGTGCAGGTGTCCAGCGCCAAGGTCGTCGTCAAGATCGACGACACCGTCCGCCAACGCGTCGAGCAGGCGATCACGCAGGTCGGCGTCACGCCGGACTTCGTGCATCTGGAAGGCGGCTCCATCCGTGCCCGCTTCCATGACACCGACGCCCAGATCAAGGCCAAGGACGCGATCGCGAAGGCCCTGAACGGCAACGAGACCAACGATCCGACCTACATCGTCGCGTTGAACCTGGTGTCGCGCTCGCCGGCCTGGCTGACCGCGCTGCACGCGTTCCCGATGTACCTGGGCCTGGACCTGCGCGGCGGCGTGCACTTCCTGATGCAGGTCGACATGAAGTCGGCGCTGACGAAGAAGGCCGAATCCATGGCGTCCGACGTCCGCACGATGCTGCGCGACAAGACGATCCGCCATGCCGGCGTCACCCGCGAGGGCAACGACGTCGCCATCGGCTTCCGCGACGAAGCCACCCGCACGCAGGCGCAGAACCTGCTGCGCGACCAGGTGCCCGACTTCGCGTGGACGCCTTCCGGCGCGGGCACCGAGCTGCGCCTGACCGGCTCGCTGACGCCCAAGGCGGTGATCGCCGTCCAGGACGCCGCGATCAAGCAGAACATCACCACGCTGCACAACCGCGTCAACGAGCTGGGCGTGGCCGAGCCGGTGATCCTGCAGCAGGGCCGCGACCGCGTCGTCGTCCAGCTGCCGGGCGTGCAGGACACGGCCAAGGCCAAGGACATCATCGGCCGCACCGCGACGCTGGAGATGCGCATGGTGGACGACAGCGCCGAGGCCCAGGCCGCGCTGGCGGGCACCGGTCCCGTGCCCTTCGGCACCGAGCGCTTCACCGAGAAGGACGGCGTCACGCCGATCATCGTCAAGCGCCAGGTCGTCGTCACCGGCGACAACCTGAACGACGCGCAGCCGAGCTTCGACGAGAACCACCAGCCCTCCGTGACCTTGAAGATGGACGCCAAGGGCGCCCGCGTCATCAAGGACGTCTCGCGCGAGAACATCGGCAAGCGTCTGGCGATCCTGCTGTTCGAGAAGGGCAAGGGTCAGGTCGTGACCGCGCCGGTCATCCGCGGCGAACTGGGCAACAGCTTCTCCATCACCGGCGGCGCCATGTCCACGCAGGAAGCCAGCGACACCGCGCTGCTGCTGCGCGCCGGCTCGCTGGCCGCGCCGATGGAGATCATCGAGGAACGCACCATCGGCCCGTCGCTGGGCAAGGACAACATCGACAAGGGCATCGCGTCGGTGACCTGGGGCTTCGTCGCGGTGGCGATCTTCATGTGCCTGTACTACATGATGTTCGGCGTGTTCTCCGCGGTGGCGCTGGGCTTCAACCTGCTGCTGCTGCTGGCGGTGCTGTCGATGCTGCAGGCCACGCTGAGCCTGCCGGGCATCGCCGCGATCGCGCTGGTGCTGGGCATGGCCATCGACGCCAACGTGCTGATCAACGAGCGGGTGCGCGAGGAACTGCGCGCCGGGCTCGCGCCGCAGCAGGCGATCCACGCCGGCTACGAACGCGCCTGGGCGACCATCCTGGACTCCAACGTGACGACGCTGATCGCGGGCCTGGCGCTGCTGGCCTTCGGCTCGGGTCCGATCAAGGGCTTCGCCGTGGTGCACTGCCTGGGCATCATCACCTCGATGATCTCGTCGGTGATGTTCTCTCGCGCGCTGGTCAACCTCTGGTACGGCGGGCGCAAGCGGCTGAAGTCCGTGTCCATCGGCACCGTCTGGAAGCCCGGCACGACCGCGCTCCCGACCGAATCGACGGCGGACGCCGTCGAGGCCAAGTAA
- the yajC gene encoding preprotein translocase subunit YajC: protein MFISNAFAQAAPAASSDPTGGFLQMLPLVAVFVVMYFVMIRPQMKRQKEHKTMVEALAKGDEVITGGGMLGKVVKIGEQYLTVEIASGVEIQVQRTSVVQVLPKGTVSK, encoded by the coding sequence GTGTTTATTTCCAACGCTTTCGCCCAGGCCGCGCCTGCTGCCTCGTCCGACCCCACGGGCGGCTTCCTGCAGATGCTGCCCCTGGTGGCCGTCTTCGTCGTCATGTATTTCGTGATGATCCGTCCCCAGATGAAGCGCCAGAAGGAGCACAAGACGATGGTCGAGGCCCTGGCCAAGGGCGACGAGGTCATCACCGGCGGCGGCATGCTCGGCAAGGTCGTCAAGATCGGCGAGCAGTACCTGACCGTCGAGATCGCCTCCGGCGTCGAGATCCAGGTCCAGCGCACGTCCGTCGTGCAGGTCCTGCCCAAGGGCACCGTCTCGAAATAA
- a CDS encoding GntR family transcriptional regulator, with translation MTSDTLELQDVDKRRQADQAYDAIETLIATLQLRPGAPVVETELIARIGLGRTPTREALMRLVASGLIAQQPRRGLLVSDMPLAEHLDLLEARRPLERLIACCSARRASPAQRSELLACAALMAEAAEQQDLEAYMRVDQALDRVNHTACRNRYAVAAVLPMIIQCRRFWYAYRHLGDVAVGARAHQRLAEAIAGGDGEAAAAASDLLMDHLRAFTQQVIA, from the coding sequence ATGACTTCAGACACCCTTGAGTTGCAGGACGTCGACAAACGTCGCCAGGCGGACCAGGCCTACGACGCGATCGAGACGCTGATCGCGACCTTGCAGCTGCGCCCGGGCGCGCCGGTGGTGGAGACGGAACTGATCGCGCGGATCGGCCTGGGCCGGACACCGACGCGCGAAGCGCTGATGCGGCTGGTCGCCAGCGGCCTGATCGCGCAGCAGCCGCGGCGCGGCCTGCTGGTCAGCGACATGCCGCTGGCGGAACACCTGGATCTGCTGGAAGCGCGCCGGCCGCTGGAGCGGCTGATCGCCTGCTGCTCCGCCCGCCGGGCGTCGCCGGCGCAGCGCTCGGAGCTGCTGGCCTGCGCGGCCCTCATGGCGGAGGCGGCCGAGCAGCAGGACCTGGAGGCCTACATGCGGGTGGACCAGGCGCTGGACCGGGTCAACCACACGGCCTGCCGCAACCGCTACGCGGTGGCGGCGGTGCTGCCCATGATCATCCAGTGCCGGCGCTTCTGGTACGCGTACCGGCATCTGGGCGACGTCGCCGTCGGCGCGCGCGCGCATCAGCGCCTGGCGGAGGCGATCGCGGGCGGGGACGGCGAAGCGGCCGCAGCGGCCTCGGACCTGTTGATGGATCACTTGCGCGCCTTCACGCAGCAGGTGATCGCCTGA
- a CDS encoding DMT family transporter, with the protein MSTSYVSSALSSSAQDRRLREGQALMVGGGLLLGTIGVFVEEAAQDPATTVWFRCVFGLAALLVWGAVRGQLGELLRLRGRALGAVLAVGLLTVLNWGLFFAAIPRCSIAVSTVVFHVQPFWLMAMGAFWLRERVTRAQWLAAAIALCGLTLATGIADEVFAPAGGAGGALQLPGYALGVALCLIGSVSYAAASFIAKLEAERAGSFALSAGQCIVGAVVLLPWPLMHGLPAFGASWGWLAGLGVLHTGLAYVVLYAGMARLGTGRIAVLQFVYPGTAVLVDWAVYGRALSLSQMIGVGLITVALWTLRRRA; encoded by the coding sequence ATGTCCACGTCCTACGTCTCCTCTGCCTTGTCCTCCTCCGCGCAGGACCGGCGCCTGCGCGAAGGCCAGGCGCTCATGGTCGGCGGCGGGCTGCTGCTCGGCACGATCGGCGTGTTCGTCGAGGAGGCCGCGCAGGACCCCGCCACGACGGTGTGGTTCCGCTGCGTGTTCGGGCTCGCGGCGCTGCTGGTGTGGGGCGCGGTGCGCGGCCAGCTCGGCGAACTCCTGCGGCTGCGCGGCCGCGCGCTGGGCGCGGTGCTCGCCGTGGGGCTGCTCACCGTCCTGAACTGGGGACTGTTCTTCGCGGCGATCCCGCGTTGCTCGATCGCGGTGTCGACGGTCGTCTTTCATGTGCAACCCTTCTGGCTGATGGCGATGGGTGCGTTCTGGCTGCGCGAACGCGTGACGCGCGCGCAGTGGCTGGCCGCCGCCATTGCGTTGTGTGGCCTCACGTTGGCCACGGGCATCGCGGATGAGGTGTTCGCGCCTGCGGGAGGGGCGGGCGGGGCCCTGCAACTGCCGGGGTATGCGCTCGGGGTGGCCCTGTGCCTGATCGGATCGGTGAGTTACGCCGCGGCGAGCTTCATCGCCAAGCTCGAGGCCGAACGCGCCGGATCGTTCGCGTTGTCGGCGGGGCAGTGCATCGTGGGCGCCGTCGTGCTGCTGCCATGGCCGCTGATGCACGGGTTGCCGGCGTTCGGTGCGTCCTGGGGGTGGTTGGCGGGACTTGGCGTCCTGCACACCGGATTGGCCTATGTCGTGCTGTACGCCGGCATGGCACGGCTCGGCACCGGGCGCATCGCGGTGCTGCAGTTCGTCTATCCCGGCACGGCCGTGCTGGTCGACTGGGCGGTCTACGGTCGCGCGTTGAGCCTCTCGCAGATGATCGGCGTCGGCCTGATCACCGTCGCGCTGTGGACCTTGCGCCGTCGCGCCTGA
- a CDS encoding LysR family transcriptional regulator — protein sequence MPSTDLQLDWLRAFVAAVDAGSLTAAGVLVHRSQSALSMQIAKLEQAVGQPVLVRSPRRLDLTPAGHELLGHARRLIAQHDEAVQALWRETLHGRLTIGVPEDYALPYLTPVLRDFAGRHSAVELTLVCQQSTVLIPRVLRGEVDVAVVTRDRAGRGQPLFDEPLAWFGAPRFEVWRQTPLPVAVYESGSLARKAALSALTALKRPHRIVCDSASPAGMLAAVESGLAIALFTRCSVPEGMALLDERHGMPPATSLPAMSVVLMRSKASAGSAAADAFAGQVLRTLARTRTGSTMLRR from the coding sequence ATGCCCTCGACCGACCTTCAACTGGATTGGCTGCGCGCCTTCGTCGCGGCGGTGGATGCCGGCTCGCTGACGGCGGCGGGCGTGCTGGTGCATCGCTCGCAGTCGGCGCTGAGCATGCAGATCGCCAAGCTGGAACAGGCGGTCGGTCAGCCGGTGCTCGTGCGCTCGCCGCGACGGTTGGACCTCACGCCGGCGGGACACGAGCTGCTCGGCCACGCGCGTCGTCTGATCGCGCAGCATGACGAGGCGGTCCAGGCCCTCTGGCGCGAGACGCTGCACGGCCGGCTCACCATCGGCGTGCCGGAGGACTACGCCCTGCCCTACCTCACCCCGGTGCTGCGCGACTTCGCGGGCCGGCACTCGGCGGTGGAACTGACCCTCGTCTGCCAGCAGTCGACGGTGCTGATCCCGCGGGTGTTGCGCGGCGAGGTCGACGTGGCCGTCGTGACGCGTGATCGCGCGGGGCGCGGACAGCCGCTGTTCGACGAACCGCTGGCCTGGTTCGGCGCGCCGCGCTTCGAGGTGTGGCGGCAGACGCCGCTGCCCGTCGCGGTCTACGAGTCCGGCAGCCTCGCGCGCAAGGCGGCGCTGTCGGCGCTGACGGCGTTGAAACGGCCTCACCGCATCGTCTGCGACAGCGCCAGTCCGGCCGGCATGCTGGCCGCCGTCGAGAGCGGCCTGGCGATCGCGCTGTTCACGCGCTGCAGCGTGCCGGAGGGCATGGCGCTGCTCGACGAACGCCACGGCATGCCGCCGGCGACCTCGCTGCCGGCCATGTCGGTGGTGCTGATGCGGAGCAAGGCATCGGCCGGTTCCGCGGCCGCCGATGCCTTCGCGGGCCAGGTCTTGCGCACGCTGGCACGCACGCGGACGGGCTCGACTATGCTGCGCCGATGA